GCATATATACATTTGTGgtggaaataaaaagaaagaacgaTTCTTTACTTGTGCTTGCAGTACTGTTACGAGCTGTGAGTCACTCTTTGCTTCGTTGGTAAGTGAATCTGTTCTCCACCCTTAACtatacacacaaacacacacaaatatatgaACTCCAAATCTTCAAAGCTTTGTCCCAATTCGGAGTGCAGGTAAGCCGGAACTGTTATCTTAACCCAAAACTTCTCTTCATTGTCTTATATGCACACCAACTAATTTATATAACTTCTAATATTTCGAGTCTCCTACTTTCGTATTTGGTTGGGCAATGATATTACGCAAATGGGTCAAATAGTATATAGATAGgtatgaacatatatatatatatatatatatatcaagttttGTTCTTGTGGTACAGTAGTGCTTGTTTCCCATGtggttattaatttttattatccaGGTTGGTCTAACGTGGATTTTGTTccatactaattattttttatcttgctATCTGGTGCTGAGTCTTAATGTTGTAGACTCGATCATGTAGTTTGGCTAGAGTCTGAGAcatttttgtcaattttttttggtGGGAATGGAAAACTTAGCTCGAGTTCTTCTTTTGATTCTTCAAAACTCAATATCACTGGCTTTCTGCTGGGTTCTGATTCATGCTGATAATTTTCACAGGTGCTGTCATCTTGAGTTAATGCTGGTCTGTACTGAAGaaaaaaaccaatattttaGTTACAGGCTTTATTAGATTTATGGAGGACCTCTTAATTTCTAGGCCTGGACATATGGTCATGAAAAGAACACtgcttttattgatttttttaatgtgggTGCCAATAAGTGTCATGGAAAGGCCTGGGAATGccagtttttcttcttccagacCGCATGTTGTGAATCTTGGAGCTCTGTTTACTCTAGATTCAGTAATTGGAAGGTCGGCAAGACCAGCAATGGTGGCTGCCGTCAATGATGTTAATTCTGATTCGACTGTTCTTCCTGCAACAAAAGTGAACCTAGTACTGCGGGATACAAATTGCAGTGGATTTCTTGGAACGGTAGAAGGTATTTCCTGAAGCTCAATACTTGTATAGTTCTGTTGTTTTCTTGGGCTGACACCTCTACTACTCACAATGCTGCCCTCCATAACAATCATTATAAGTCCTAATCGTACCAAATCAGACCTTGGTGAAGGAATAGTAACATAATATCTAACTTTTACCCCTCCCCTCCTCCAATAACCTGTTAATTCGTACTTCTGGTTAAGAGTACTCTTGCTGCTGGTGTATTTTTTTAGTAAGTTACATTCGTACATACCTTCCTGCATTGAGTgcttatatgtatgtatgtatgtatgtatatggtTACACATACCACTGCTGCTTGATGTGCTGCATATCTACTGTATTAAATATCTACTATGGctattttctcattttatgGCCATCAAATTTACAGCATTTTGCCCCTTAAGAAAGGGCTGGATGGTAAGTTTGCTCATTCAAGATCCATTGGGTTTATGTATAACCTACcgagagaaaaggaaattattattttgtcataAAATGAGCTGGAGCAGGTTTTGAGTTGATCATTTTAGAGTAAATCCATCTAATAGGTGAGACAATTATTTGAAGCCAACCTATTTGGCACTCACAACCATTTGTAGTTCTCAGCAACTTTGCGAAAAAATGGAGTTTTAATAAGCTGAGAAGTACTACGATCATATGTATGATGTATCTTTTTATGTGCTCTCTCTTGGAGATGGGGATGGTAAAAGACGTTTGACATGGGTGTCATTAACAATGTAGCTTTGCAACTCATGGAACAAGATGTTTTTGCTGCAATCGGGCCACAATCATCTGGTATAGCTCATACCATCTCCCATGTTGCTAATGAACTACACGTGCCACTTCTGTCATTTGGAGCAACAGATCCCACTCTAGCTGCACTGCAGTACCCATATTTTGTCCGTACCACGCAGAGTGATtattttcaaatgaatgcaaTTGCTGATTTGGTTGAATACTATGGATGGAGGGAGGTAATTGCTATCTATGTAGATGATAATTATGGAAGAGGTGGGATTTCTGGATTGGGTGATGCCCTGGCAAGGAAACGTGCCAAGATCTCTTACAAAGCTCCCTTCCCTCCTGGCGCCTCCAAAAGTGCAATTAATGACCTACTGGTCGAAGTAAACCTCATGGAATCTCGGGTGTATGTCGTGCATGTAAATCCTGACTCTGGCTTGACAATTTTCTCTATTGCTAAATCTCTTGGGATGATGAGCAGTGGCTATGTTTGGATTGCAACTGATTGGCTTCCTTCCCTCCTAGATTCATCAGCAGCAGCTGACCCTAACACAATGAATCTCTTACAAGGGGTCATTGCTCTTCGTCATCACACCCCAGATAATGACCTCCAAAAGAGTTTTATGTCTAGGTTGACCAGCCTAAAAGATAAAGACAGTGCAAGCTTCAATTCTTATGCACTCTATGCATATGATTCTGTTTGGTTGGCAGCTCGTGCTCTTGATGTTTATTTGAAAGAAGGAGGAAAAATATCTTTCTCTAATGATCCAAAATTGCATGACTCAAGTGGAAGCACACTGCACTTATCATCTCTCCGTATTTTTGATGGAGGCCAACAATTTCTCCAGACAATTTTAAGGATGAACTTTACAGGTGTAAGCGGTCAGATTCAGTTTGGTCCagataaaaatctagttcaTCCAGCGTATGATGTTCTAAACATTGGTGGGTCTGGGTCTCGTAGGATTGGCTATTGGTCAAATCATTCTCATCTCTCAATTGATTCTCCTGAAATCTTATATACTAGGCCTCCCAATTCTTCTACCATTAATCAAAAACTGTACAGTGTAATATGGCCTGGCGAAACTACGGCAATTCCCCGAGGATGGGTATTCCCAAACAATGGTAAGCCACTGCGAATAGCAGTGCCAAACCGAGTAAGTTACAAAGAATTCGTGGCCAAAGACAATGGCCCTCCTGGGGCTAGAGGTTACTGTATTGATGTCTTTGAAGCTGCTATAAATTTGTTGCCGTATCCTGTTCCGCACACGTATATGTTATATGGAGATGGCAAAAGAAATCCTGTTTACAACAATCTTGTGGATGCAGTTTCAGTAGATGTGAGTATTTGACTTTTATTTGTAACTTTAATCTTTTGGTGACTTTCCTGAAATTTAGTGTTTGGTTTAGTGGAATATAACTAGGTATTCCATGAATTTCAACTTGTTTACATGTGTTCTTTTTAACTTGCATTCTCTGATGTATTGGTGAGATTCGGtgttaatcattataattatttcaatGTGGTTACTATCTTCTTCAGAAGTTTGATGCTGCTGTTGGCGACATTACAATTGTTACAAATAGGACGAAGATTGTGGATTTCACACAGCCTTACATGGAATCAGGACTTGTTGTTGTTGCCCCTGTCAAAGAGTTAAAGTCAAGTCCTTGGTCTTTCCTCAAGCCATTTACAGCTCCAATGTGGTGTGTCACcggcatattatttctttttgttggaGCTGTTGTTTGGGTTCTTGAGCATCGGATTAATCACGAGTTCCGTGGTCCACCAAGCCAACAACTAATGACAATTCTTTGGTTAGTATGTTTCAACTCACTGACTTACTGAATGTCATGTAATTTGTTACCAGAATTGAAACCCTCTAACTGGTATAAAGCTATAGGATCTCTCTCTAGAAAATGGTGTCAAATCCCTTGGCAATGGACCTGATTGTTTCCTGGTTTCAATGAAATTACATGGTTACACATGAGACCTAACATACAAAGTATTGCACACTGGCTGAAGATCTTGGCTGTAAGCCTGTAACATATGCCTGCTGTTGTAT
The genomic region above belongs to Carya illinoinensis cultivar Pawnee chromosome 4, C.illinoinensisPawnee_v1, whole genome shotgun sequence and contains:
- the LOC122307982 gene encoding glutamate receptor 3.4-like; the encoded protein is MEDLLISRPGHMVMKRTLLLLIFLMWVPISVMERPGNASFSSSRPHVVNLGALFTLDSVIGRSARPAMVAAVNDVNSDSTVLPATKVNLVLRDTNCSGFLGTVEALQLMEQDVFAAIGPQSSGIAHTISHVANELHVPLLSFGATDPTLAALQYPYFVRTTQSDYFQMNAIADLVEYYGWREVIAIYVDDNYGRGGISGLGDALARKRAKISYKAPFPPGASKSAINDLLVEVNLMESRVYVVHVNPDSGLTIFSIAKSLGMMSSGYVWIATDWLPSLLDSSAAADPNTMNLLQGVIALRHHTPDNDLQKSFMSRLTSLKDKDSASFNSYALYAYDSVWLAARALDVYLKEGGKISFSNDPKLHDSSGSTLHLSSLRIFDGGQQFLQTILRMNFTGVSGQIQFGPDKNLVHPAYDVLNIGGSGSRRIGYWSNHSHLSIDSPEILYTRPPNSSTINQKLYSVIWPGETTAIPRGWVFPNNGKPLRIAVPNRVSYKEFVAKDNGPPGARGYCIDVFEAAINLLPYPVPHTYMLYGDGKRNPVYNNLVDAVSVDKFDAAVGDITIVTNRTKIVDFTQPYMESGLVVVAPVKELKSSPWSFLKPFTAPMWCVTGILFLFVGAVVWVLEHRINHEFRGPPSQQLMTILWFSFSTMFFSHRENTVGTLGRMVLIIWLFVVLIINSSYTASLTSILTVQQLTSRIEGIDTLISSSEPIGVQDGSFSWNYLIEELNIAESRLVKLKNQDEYYSALKKGPRGGGVAAIVDELPYIELFLSSTNCEFRTVGTEFTKSGWGFAFQRDSPLAVDLSTAILQLSENGDLQKIHNKWLTRNECSMQISEVDSAQLSLSSFWGLFLICGIACIVAIILFFCRILCQYRKFSPEAEEGDIEDIEPAIARPRCTIQIPSCKDLIDFVDRKEEEIKEIILRRKSSDRKQSASHSSDELSNSPS